In the Oncorhynchus nerka isolate Pitt River linkage group LG2, Oner_Uvic_2.0, whole genome shotgun sequence genome, one interval contains:
- the LOC115132809 gene encoding bile salt export pump-like: MPAGSVKLHSIKKLGEENNGFDEEPNDAYMMMGNTKQDTKSPNKKNEAAIRIGFFQLFRFATCRETLMMLGGSVCAFLHGSAQPLMLLVFGMLTDTFIEYDIELQELLDPRKECINNTIQWKNQSAWTDWLDSNNTDKMKNLTCGLLDIEYEMTNFAYYYVAIGCAVFLLGYLQISLWVTSAARQIQIIRKMYFRKVMRMEIGWFDCNSTGELNTRMSDDINKINDAIADQVSIFIQRFTTFVCGFAMGFVKGWKLTLVIIAASPLIGVGAALMALFVAKLTGQELQAYAKAGAVADEVLTSIRTVAAFGGELKEVERYDKNLISAQRWGIRKGLIMGFFTGYMWFIIFLCYALAFWYGSSLVVDTHEYSPGTLLQVFFGVLIAALNLGQASPCLEAFAAGRGAATIIFETIDREPDIDCLSEAGYKLDKVKGDIEFHNVTFHYPSRPEVVILDKLSVAVNSGETTAFVGPSGAGKSTAVQLIQRFYDPKEGMVTLDGHDIRGLNIQWLRSLMGVVEQEPVLFATTIAENIRYGRPGVNLDDIIHATKEANAYNFIMDLPQKFDTLVGEGGGQMSGGQKQRIAIARALVRNPRILLLDMATSALDNESEAVVQEALDKVRNGRTTISIAHRLSTIKNADVIVGYEHGRAVERGKHDELLERKGVYFTLVTLQSQGDKALNQKARQMAGNDEPEQKSLSRAGSYRASLRSSIRKRTRSQLSNLIPEAESFISQADAGKSAFVEEEEVEEQVEPAPVTRILKYNAPEWPYMLFGTIGAAVNGGVNPVYSLLFSQILATFSIPDPEAQRREINGICMFFVLVGVTSFITQMLQGYAFSKSGELLTRRLRRMGFHAMLGQEVGWFDDHRNSPGALTTRLATDASQVQGATGSQIGMIVNSLTNIGVAVIISFYFSWKLSLVILCFLPFLALSGGFQAKMLTGFAKQDKQAMEDAGRISGEALNNIRTIAGLGKEQRFVEMYEAHLEAPYQAAKQKAKVYGACYGFAQCVVFMANSASYRFGGYLVRQEGLHFSLVFRVISAIVTSGTALGRASSYTPDYAKAKISAARFFQLLDRVPKIRVYSNEGDKWPDFRGNLEFIDCKFTYPTRPDIQVLNGLNVSVKPGQTLAFVGSSGCGKSTSVQLLERFYDPDQGKVIIDGHDSTQVNVSYLRSKIGIVSQEPILFDCSIGENIKYGDNLREVSMNDIISASKKAQLHDFVMTLPEKYDTNVGSQGSQLSRGQKQRIAIARAIIRDPKILLLDEATSALDTESEKTVQEALDKAREGRTCIVIAHRLSTIQNSDIIAVMSRGFVIEQGPHDQLMALKGAYYKLVTTGAPIS; this comes from the exons ATGCCTGCTGGATCAGTGAAATTACACAGCATCAAAAAGCTGGGAGAAGAAAACAATGGTTTTGATGAAG AACCGAACGACGCATACAT GATGATGGGGAACACGAAACAGGACACAAA GTCTCCAAACAAGAAGAATGAAGCTGCTATCAGGATTGGCTTCTTTCAGCTG tTCCGTTTCGCCACATGCCGGGAGACCCTGATGATGCTGGGGGGTAGTGTGTGTGCCTTCCTCCACGGTTCCGCCCAGCCTCTCATGCTGCTGGTGTTCGGGATGCTCACCGACACCTTCATCGAGTACGACATCGAGTTACAGGAGCTCCTGGACCCCAGGAAGGAATGTATCAACAACACCATACAGTGGAAGAACCAGTCAGCATGGACAGACTGGCTGGACAGCAATAACACTGATAAGATGAAGAATTTAACATGCGG GCTTCTGGACATTGAGTATGAGATGACCAATTTTGCTTACTATTACGTTGCCATTGGATGCGCAGTTTTCTTGCTAGGATACCTTCAA ATCTCGTTGTGGGTGACGTCTGCAGCGCGACAGATCCAGATCATCAGAAAGATGTACTTCAGGAAGGTGATGAGGATGGAGATCGGCTGGTTCGACTGCAACTCGACTGGAGAGTTAAACACACGCATGTCAGA TGACATCAACAAGATCAATGACGCCATTGCGGATCAAGTGAGCATCTTTATCCAGCGCTTCACCACCTTCGTGTGCGGTTTTGCAATGGGCTTTGTGAAGGGATGGAAGTTAACGCTCGTCATCATCGCAGCCAGCCCTCTAATTGGAGTCGGGGCCGCCCTCATGGCTCTG TTTGTGGCCAAGCTGACGGGTCAGGAGCTGCAGGCCTATGCTAAGGCTGGAGCCGTGGCCGACGAGGTGCTCACCTCCATCAGAACAGTGGCTGCTTTCGGAGGAGAGCTAAAGGAAGTGGAAAG gtatGACAAGAACCTGATCTCAGCTCAGCGTTGGGGCATCAGGAAGGGCCTGATCATGGGCTTCTTCACAGGCTACATGTGGTTTATCATCTTCCTGTGTTACGCCCTGGCCTTCTGGTACGGATCCAGCCTAGTGGTGGACACGCACGAGTACAGCCCCGGAACACTGTTacag GTTTTCTTTGGTGTGCTGATAGCAGCCCTGAACTTAGGGCAGGCATCTCCATGTCTGGAGGCATTTGCtgcaggaagaggagctgctaccATCATCTTTGAGACCATCGACAGG GAGCCGGACATCGACTGCCTCTCAGAAGCAGGGTACAAACTGGACAAGGTCAAAGGGGACATTGAGTTCCATAACGTCACCTTTCACTACCCATCCAGACCTGAAGTCGTG ATCCTGGACAAGCTGAGTGTAGCAGTGAATTCTGGCGAGACGACCGCCTTTGTGGGGCCCAGTGGAGCTGGGAAGAGTACTGCCGTGCAGCTCATCCAACGTTTCTATGACCCCAAGGAGGGCATG GTGACCTTGGATGGCCATGACATCAGAGGCCTGAACATCCAATGGCTACGCTCGTTGATGGGCGTCGTGGAGCAGGAGCCTGTGCTGTTTGCCACAACCATCGCGGAGAACATCCGCTACGGTCGCCCCGGAGTCAACCTGGATGACATCATCCACGCCACCAAGGAGGCTAATGCCTACAACTTTATCATGGACCTACCACAG AAATTTGACACGCTGGTGGGAGAGGGTGGAGGTCAGATGAGCGGCGGTCAGAAGCAGCGTATCGCCATCGCccgggccttggtcaggaaccCCCGGATCCTACTGCTGGACATGGCCACCTCCGCTCTGGACAATGAGAGTGAGGCTGTGGTACAGGAGGCACTGGACAAA GTACGCAATGGCCGCACCACCATCTCCATAGCCCATCGCCTGTCCACCATTAAGAACGCGGACGTGATCGTGGGCTACGAGCATGGGCGGGCGGTGGAGAGGGGCAAGCACGATGAGctgctggagaggaagggtgtTTACTTCACTCTGGTCACCCTACAAAGCCAAGGAGACAAGGCTCTCAACCAGAaggccagacaga TGGCGGGGAATGACGAGCCAGAGCAGAAGAGTTTATCCAGGGCCGGGAGTTACAGGGCCAGTCTCAG ATCCTCTATCAGGAAGAGGACCCGCTCACAGCTGTCCAACCTCATTCCAGAAGCAGAATCCTTCATATCTCAGGCAGACGCGGgcaag AGTGCCtttgtggaggaggaagaggtggaggagcaaGTTGAGCCTGCTCCAGTGACCAGGATCCTGAAGTACAATGCCCCTGAATGGCCCTACATGCTGTTTGGAACCATCGGAGCTGCTGTCAACGGAGGAGTCAACCCAGTGTACTCTCTGCTCTTCAGTCAGATTCTGGCG ACATTCTCCATACCAGACCCAGAGGCTCAGAGGAGGGAGATCAATGGCATCTGCATGTTCTTTGTGCTGGTCGGAGTGACTTCCTTCATCACCCAGATGCTCCAA GGCTATGCCTTCTCTAAGTCTGGGGAGCTGCTGACAAGGCGCTTGAGGAGGATGGGTTTCCACGCCATGTTGGGTCAGGAGGTGGGCTGGTTTGATGACCACAGGAACAGCCCCGGGGCTCTGACCACACGGCTGGCCACTGATGCCTCCCAGGTCCAAGGG GCCACTGGCTCTCAGATCGGAATGATCGTTAACTCTCTGACCAACATTGGCGTTGCCGTCATCATTTCCTTCTACTTCAGCTGGAAGCTCAGCCTGGTCATCCTGTGCTTCCTGCCATTCCTGGCTTTGTCCGGAGGCTTCCAGGCTAAGATGCTCACTGGCTTCGCCAAGCAGGACAAACAGGCCATGGAGGATGCAGGACGG ATCTCTGGCGAGGCCCTGAACAACATCCGCACCATCGCGGGGCTGGGGAAGGAACAGCGCTTTGTGGAGATGTACGAGGCTCACCTGGAGGCTCCGTACCAGGCCGCCAAGCAGAAGGCCAAGGTGTACGGCGCCTGCTACGGCTTCGCCCAGTGTGTCGTCTTCATGGCCAACAGCGCCTCCTACAGGTTTGGAGGGTACCTGGTGCGCCAGGAGGGCCTCCACTTCAGCCTGGTCTTCAG AGTGATCTCAGCCATAGTGACCAGTGGCACAGCGCTGGGCCGAGCCTCTTCCTACACCCCAGACTACGCCAAAGCCAAGATCTCAGCTGCCCGTTTTTTCCAGCTCCTGGACCGCGTGCCAAAGATCCGCGTCTACAGCAACGAGGGGGACAAATGG CCTGATTTCAGAGGGAACTTAGAGTTCATTGACTGTAAGTTCACGTACCCGACCCGGCCAGACATCCAGGTGCTGAACGGCCTCAACGTGTCGGTAAAGCCCGGCCAGACGCTGGCCTTCGTGGGCAGCAGCGGCTGTGGGAAGAGCACCAGCGTCCAGCTACTGGAGAGATTCTATGACCCCGACCAGGGCAAAGTG ATTATTGATGGCCATGACTCGACTCAGGTCAACGTCTCGTACCTGCGCTCCAAGATCGGCATCGTATCCCAGGAGCCCATTCTGTTTGACTGCAGCATCGGAGAAAACATAAAGTACGGAGACAACCTGCGCGAAGTCAGCATGAATGACATCATCTCCGCATCCAAGAAAGCCCAGCTCCACGACTTTGTCATGACACTACCTGAG AAATACGACACCAACGTAGGTTCCCAGGGCTCCCAGCTCTCTCGGGGACAGAAGCAGCGCATAGCAATCGCCAGGGCGATCATCCGCGACCCTAAGATCCTGCTACTGGACGAAGCCACTTCAGCCCTGGACACGGAGAGCGAGAAG ACGGTGCAAGAGGCGCTGGATAAAGCGAGGGAGGGCCGAACCTGCATCGTCATCGCCCACCGTCTCTCCACCATCCAGAACTCTGACATCATCGCCGTTATGTCCAGGGGCTTCGTCATCGAACAGGGACCACACGACCAGCTCATGGCTCTCAAAGGGGCCTATTACAAACTTGTCACCACCGGTGCACCAATCAGCTAA